From Kineosporia succinea, the proteins below share one genomic window:
- a CDS encoding bifunctional glycosyltransferase family 2/GtrA family protein, whose amino-acid sequence MTAIETTAGPGEVTRPNPAGRPYSNQPVPVPALDVVVPVYNEEAGLEPCIERLHAYLSAHFPYRFRITVADNASVDSTFDIATQLAARYREVEAVHLEQKGRGRALRAVWSASDATVLAYMDVDLSTDLTALLPLVAPLLSGHSELAIGSRLARGSRVVRGAKREVISRCYNLILRGTLAAGFTDAQCGFKAIRGDVAKRLLPLVEDTGWFFDTELLVLAERSGLRIHEVPVDWVDDPDSRVDIVATATADLKGVARVARALTSGELPLADIRAELRPARTGETGRALDPDGVPPGLTGQLIRFATVGLVSTLAYVVLYALLRDGIGAQAANLVALLVTTVGNTAANRSLTFGVHGPHRWWRHQFQGLAVFALTLLLTSGALALMGSAGSVHHVVEVVVLVLASLLATALRFTLLRTWVFRAHR is encoded by the coding sequence ATGACCGCGATCGAGACGACGGCAGGCCCTGGCGAGGTCACCCGACCGAACCCGGCCGGCCGGCCCTACAGCAATCAGCCCGTGCCCGTGCCCGCCCTGGACGTCGTCGTCCCGGTCTACAACGAGGAGGCGGGCCTCGAGCCGTGCATCGAGCGGCTGCACGCCTACCTCAGCGCCCACTTCCCCTACCGCTTCCGCATCACCGTCGCCGACAACGCGAGCGTCGACTCCACCTTCGACATCGCGACGCAGCTGGCGGCCCGCTACCGCGAGGTGGAGGCCGTGCACCTGGAGCAGAAGGGCCGCGGCCGGGCGCTGCGGGCCGTCTGGAGCGCCTCCGACGCCACCGTGCTGGCCTACATGGACGTCGACCTCTCCACCGACCTCACCGCCCTCCTCCCCCTCGTCGCCCCGCTGCTGTCGGGGCACTCCGAGCTGGCCATCGGCTCCCGGCTGGCCCGCGGCTCGCGGGTGGTGCGCGGGGCCAAGCGCGAGGTGATCTCGCGCTGCTACAACCTGATCCTGCGCGGCACCCTGGCCGCCGGGTTCACCGACGCCCAGTGCGGTTTCAAGGCGATCCGGGGCGACGTGGCCAAGCGCCTGCTGCCCCTGGTCGAGGACACCGGCTGGTTCTTCGACACCGAGCTGCTGGTGCTCGCCGAGCGCAGCGGCCTGCGCATCCACGAGGTGCCGGTGGACTGGGTGGACGACCCGGACAGCCGCGTCGACATCGTCGCCACCGCCACCGCCGATCTCAAGGGTGTGGCCCGCGTGGCCAGGGCTCTGACCTCGGGCGAGCTGCCGCTGGCCGACATCCGGGCCGAGCTGCGCCCCGCCCGCACCGGCGAGACCGGCCGGGCGCTCGACCCCGACGGGGTGCCGCCGGGCCTGACCGGGCAGCTCATCCGCTTCGCCACCGTCGGGCTGGTCAGCACCCTGGCCTACGTGGTGCTCTACGCCCTGCTGCGCGACGGGATCGGCGCCCAGGCGGCCAATCTCGTGGCCCTGCTGGTCACCACGGTCGGCAACACCGCGGCCAACCGCAGCCTGACGTTCGGCGTGCACGGCCCGCACCGCTGGTGGCGTCACCAGTTCCAGGGCCTGGCCGTGTTCGCGCTCACCCTGCTGCTGACCAGCGGGGCGCTGGCGCTCATGGGGTCTGCCGGCTCGGTGCACCACGTCGTCGAGGTCGTCGTGCTGGTGCTGGCCAGTCTGCTCGCCACCGCACTGCGTTTCACCCTGCTGCGGACCTGGGTCTTCCGGGCCCACCGCTGA